In Puniceicoccaceae bacterium, the genomic stretch GTTGTCGAGAATCAGAATCTCATAGTTCGCATAGCTCGTCTTCTCCAGAATGCTGTCCACCATGGTCCTCAGCACTGACACACCATCACGCGTCGGGATCAGCAACGATACTTTGGGTGCCGGAGTCGGAAGCATGTAGCGTGTCCTCCATCCGCCCACGCCCGGAGCAAGACTCACCTCCACCGCATTTCCCAGTGCTTCATGATGCTCACGCAACAGCACACTGCCGAGTTCGGAAGCTTCCATGCTCGTGTGTGGATCATATTTGTTCAGCAGGTGAAAATAAATCCCGCAAAGGCGCCCGACCTGCTCGCGTTTGCAGGTTCTTGAAAACCGTAACTGCAGTGCCCACTTGTCGTGAATCCTGGTCTGTTCGCCCAGGCCTCCAGCCTCCAGAAACGCCTTCGTCTGCATGAGAAAGCGTGTTCCAATGTAGGGATAGCTGTGCAGGAGATCACGATTCCACTCGGGCAATACATGACTGTCGCCCAGAGAACCGTCTTCCAACTGATGGTCAAAATCCGTGTAGAACAACGCAGTCTCGGGGTGGCGGCTCAGAAATCGAAAAAAGTCCCGGGGCAGATCCGGATCGATGCAGTCGCCCTCCTGCAACAGTCCCACCCACGCGTCTGCGTCGGCCCTTCCCAGACGGATCTTGAGTTCACTTCGGCGCATCACCTGCACCGTGGGAATCGAAGCCAGCCCAGTGCGGAGCACCGGGAGAAGTGTATCCCGGTCGTCCACAATGCAGATTTCTGTCGGTCCTGCTGCTGCACGATGAATGCTGTGCAAGGTTTGCAGGATGGCATCGAGCGCGCCGTCGTGCAACTCCACGACCCACAGCATAGGCACTGGGAACACCAGTTCGTCCTTGGCATAGTCATTGGCCGAGCGAAGCGCAGGTTCGTGCTCCACTCGCCAACGGTCATAGTCGCTGAGGGGTGCTTGTGCTCCCGGCTGCTCCTCCACGGATTCCGGAGAGTCGGTCACGCGGTCCTGCTGTATCACCGTACGCCTGCCCAGTGAAAGGGTTCGCCCGTCGGCATGTTCCAGATGAAATGAAATGCGCTTGAGTCCCTTACCAATCTTCAGTTCGGTGCGAAAAAAATGAATCCCTGATGACGGGATCTCATCCCCGTGTTCACGCATCCAACGCTGCGGTCGCAGGGCGGGGATGGCAGACAATGTCCAATGCACACGTCGTTTTCCCAAGGTCGCCACCAACGAAAACCCATCAGTCCGGAGATCCGCATTGCACCAGCCTGCGATTTCCAGCCAGCCCCGGTTTGCCACGAGCGTTGTCAGTCTGGGAAGAAAAAGGGCCGCCACAGGGTTGGCTTTCGCATGGGGTGACTTCATGTGATCAGATCAATCGTATCAGGATAGTGGAACCGGATCTGCAACGCGCCAAAGAATTCGTCGTATCCGAAGCGCACCATCTCAAGAAAACATCGACTCAATGTTCAAGCGCAATTCACGAACGCTGCAGATTTCGGATCTGCTCCTCCGTCAAATCCTCCGTACAGAGGCGATTGTAGAGTAACAATCCCGCAGTCGCGCTCAGAAATACCACCAGTGGCAACACCCACCTCACAGGCAGGGTAAGGCGTTGGCGATGCGCCAATTCCACAACCGGAGAAACCACGTATGGGTCAGCACCTCCCGAGCGGATTACGATCAACTCCGCTTCTGCCCGCTCGATCTGTGCATCGCCCCGCGCGGTCCAGCCCTCCCAGCTCAGTTGAAATTCCTTGCCGTCCGCATACACCAGGCGCAGGTTTCGCAGTTCGACGGTGCCCTGCCCTTCCAAGGGATCGATGCGCACCACACGGATGGGGTCGTTCACTCCCGTGAGCGCAATGCGCACCGTTTCATCTGCGGCTCCACCCTGCGGTGGGTGAGCCATAAACTGCTGATAACGCTGCGAGTCACCGGTTCGCAGGTAGGCATAAGGGCGCGAACTCAGTTCACCCATGCGCTCAAATTGCAGTTCCGGTGCAAAGCGCTGCTCCCGATCATTAAAAAGTGCACTGTCCGCAAACAGCCAATAAGCATAGAGGGCCAATAACAATCCCGCGATCACACAACTGGTCGGGTTTACCAACTGCCAGCGGAGGCTGATTCGGTCCACCCAACGGGTATAGGCCTGGCGCAGACGGCGCAGTCCGTCAATGGCACCTGTGCAAGCCATCCAGAGCTTCACAAGCGATGCCACAATGGCATTGCGCAACAACCAACCCACCAGCAGTCCGGTCAGCGCCATTCCCAGGTGTTGTCCCCATTGTTTTCCAAGAATTTTCGCGTCGGAAAGAGTCCCAAAATCACCTTCCAGGTGAAAATGCGGATCCATGTTTCCCTGCGCGGGATACACCGCTAATTCACGTTTGGCTGCGTTCCACTGCCAGCGCACACTATTGGCGATGCGATACTCCGGAAGCAACAGCGAGCGGCCTCGCCAATTTCCTGGTTGGTGATAATCCAGCGCGTGCAGGACCACATAACCGTCATGATCCATCGGATCCAGTCGCAGGTTTACAATGGATGCAAACCCGCTCAGGTCAAAACGAAGCGGAACGATCTGTTCCGCCTTTTCAAGAGTCTTGCGAATGGAACGCTGCTCTGAGAACCCATTGCCTTCATCCACAAAGAGCTGCACCACCCCCGGTCTTTCAGCCCACAGCTTCACTTCGAGCACATGGGAGGTCGCACTACGCTGCCAAATCCCCCACGACAGCACCAGCATGAGCAGACACGGGAGCCACAAAGCCACCCATGCATCTTCCAGGCGTATACGTGTCAGTTTTTTCCTGCGTTCAATGCTCATGAATCTTGAGCCAGCACAACCGCGCATTCGTGCCTTGGCAATTCCTTTTCATGCCCCCTCGCTGCTCCGCATCTCCACCGAAATTCTTTGATGCCAGAGTTCAAAAGAGTTGACGCAGGGCATCGTCACAACCTAGCTTCCAGTTGTTGTACCTGAGGACAACTGGCGCTAATCAAGAAGGTGGAAAACCACCGGGGAGTCTCAAGCGGATTTGTCGCGTGCCTGGGCAAATCACACCATTCACGAATACTGGAGTCATCCATCATGAGCACTTCGCCACTCAACGCATACCTGCAGCGCACTTCTGCAGAACACATCGAACCCGCCTTCGTCGCCTACCTGGCCAACCTTACCATGGTTTCGCGCGTGGCACCCGAAATCTCACGCGCCATCGTCAAGGAGCTGAACGACCAGCGCTCCAATCTGAAGCTGATCGCCAGCGAGAACTACTGCTCGCTGTCAACGCAGCTCGCCATGGGCAACCTGCTCACCGACAAATATGCCGAGGGCTTTCCCGGTGCACGGTTTTACGAAGGTTGCGACAACGTCGATGACGTCGAGGCTCTCGCCTGTGCCGAAGCCTGCAAACTTTTTGGCGCCGAACACGCCTA encodes the following:
- a CDS encoding glycosyltransferase family 2 protein; this encodes MKSPHAKANPVAALFLPRLTTLVANRGWLEIAGWCNADLRTDGFSLVATLGKRRVHWTLSAIPALRPQRWMREHGDEIPSSGIHFFRTELKIGKGLKRISFHLEHADGRTLSLGRRTVIQQDRVTDSPESVEEQPGAQAPLSDYDRWRVEHEPALRSANDYAKDELVFPVPMLWVVELHDGALDAILQTLHSIHRAAAGPTEICIVDDRDTLLPVLRTGLASIPTVQVMRRSELKIRLGRADADAWVGLLQEGDCIDPDLPRDFFRFLSRHPETALFYTDFDHQLEDGSLGDSHVLPEWNRDLLHSYPYIGTRFLMQTKAFLEAGGLGEQTRIHDKWALQLRFSRTCKREQVGRLCGIYFHLLNKYDPHTSMEASELGSVLLREHHEALGNAVEVSLAPGVGGWRTRYMLPTPAPKVSLLIPTRDGVSVLRTMVDSILEKTSYANYEILILDNDSELEETHAYFAYLRERGCRIVPCPGRFNYSQINNRGTMEASGELYAFLNNDLEVIEGDWLEEMVSHACRPDVGAVGAKLLYPDGSLQHAGVLIGVGHVAAHAFRLFPNEPGEGPLRAHVIQNYSAVTAACLVVRAEVFREVGGFDDVQLAITNNDVDLCIKIREAGYRNVYTPYAVLYHHESATRGPENTPEKFNRYQKEVNYMWKHWSTLLMNDPAYNRLLTRFKEDFSLAGSEELQAYIPGKIF